From a region of the Archocentrus centrarchus isolate MPI-CPG fArcCen1 chromosome 18, fArcCen1, whole genome shotgun sequence genome:
- the LOC115797581 gene encoding low affinity immunoglobulin gamma Fc region receptor III-like codes for MEFRALCVSMLTAVMILLCAHDQKADAVSLHVVPNRSQFFEYESVTFHCKEVSDYNVVHKYKSCRKGYVKTATGSSCTIRNVYPEDSGEYWCETGGGKRSNSINISVTAGSVILESPAVPVLEGEAVTLRCRNKTTSSNFTADFYKDGLHISSSSTGSMSIHRASRLHEGVYKCNISGAGESPESWLNVTVDSVTDSGSNEEESHPPSDATPWIIVTALLSAVLVIWGLHHFGKGYWDRALLCLSAKMQTSGSAADQTEANAADAGNETHAAVTKNRKTDDDGLSSKPIYSLLGPGDTQIEDLERSTSTRVSSSGLYHLVAEDPFYSTIQRAE; via the exons ATGGAGTTCAGAGCTCTCTGTGTCAGCATGT TGACGGCTGTGATGATCCTGCTGTGTGCACATGATCAGAAAGCTG ATGCCGTTTCTCTTCATGTCGTTCCAAACAGATCACAGTTCTTTGAATATGAGTCGGTAACTTTTCACTGTAAAGAGGTCTCTGACTATAATGTTGTACATAAGTATAAATCATGTCGCAAAGGTTATGTGAAAACAGCAACAGGATCCTCCTGCACTATAAGAAATGTTTATCCAGAGGACAGTGGAGAGTACTGGTGTGAGACTGGAGGAGGGAAGAGAAGCAACAGCATCAACATCAGTGTCACTG CTGGTTCTGTGATCCTGGAGAGTCCTGCTGTTCCTGTGTTGGAGGGAGAAGCTGTGACTCTGCgctgcagaaacaaaacaacttcCTCCAACTTCACAGCtgatttctataaagatggactccacatcagcagcagctccacaggAAGCATGAGCATCCACAGAGCTTCCAGGCTTCATGAAGGAGTttataaatgcaacatttcaggAGCTGGAGAATCACCAGAGAGCTGGCTGAATGTTACAG TAGATTCAGTAACTGATTCAGGCAGTAATGAAGAGGAAAGTCATCCACCCTCTGATGCCACACCTTGGATTATTGTCACTGCTTTATTGAGTGCTGTGTTGGTGATTTGGGGACTGCATCATTTTGGCAAAGGCTACTGGGACAGAG CACTGCTCTGTCTGTCAGCAAAGATGCAAACTTCAGGATCAGCAGCTGATCAAACAG AGGCCAATGCAGCAGATGCAGGAAATGAAACACatgctgctgtaacaaaaaacaggaagacag ATGACGATGGATTGTCGTCTAAACCCATTTACTCCCTCTTAGGCCCGGGTGACACTCAAATAGAAG ACCTGGAAAGATCCACCAGCACTCGTGTATCTTCATCAGGTCTCTACCATCTTGTGGCAGAGGATCCCTTCTATTCTACAATACA GAGAGCTGAATGA